From one Streptomyces sp. 846.5 genomic stretch:
- the ptsP gene encoding phosphoenolpyruvate--protein phosphotransferase, whose protein sequence is MTETLRGVGVSHGVAIGQVRHMGTAVLEPPAQQTPTEGAPREQARARQAVEAVAADLQARGNLAGGEAQAVLEAQSLMALDPELMADVERRIAVGSTAARAVYDAFAAYRALLANAGEYLAGRVADLDDVRNRIVARLMGVPMPGVPDSDEPYVLFARDLAPADTALLDPTLVLGFVTEEGGPTSHSAILARALGVPAVVAMPGATDMAEGVVVAVDGSTGEVLVEPTAEQQAELRRIAAERKAALSASTGPGQTSDGHRVPLLANIGGPADVPAAVEVGAEGIGLFRTEFLFLDDSTKAPTEDAQVEAYRTVLQAFPEGRVVVRALDAGADKPLDFLTPADEPNPALGVRGLRSLLEHPEVLQSQLRALARAAAGLPVYLEVMAPMVADRIDARAFADACREAGLSAKFGAMVEIPSAALRARSILKEVEFLSLGTNDLAQYAFAADRQVGAVARLQDPWQPALLDLIALSAEAATAAGKSCGVCGEAAADPVLACVLTGLGVTSLSMGAASIPYVRATLAKYTLAQCRRAAAAARATDTADEARAAANQVLSGE, encoded by the coding sequence ATGACAGAGACGCTGCGCGGCGTGGGCGTGAGCCACGGGGTCGCGATCGGACAGGTTCGGCACATGGGCACGGCGGTGCTGGAGCCTCCAGCGCAGCAGACGCCGACCGAGGGGGCGCCGCGCGAGCAGGCGCGGGCGCGGCAGGCTGTCGAAGCCGTCGCCGCCGATCTGCAGGCCCGCGGCAATCTGGCCGGTGGCGAGGCGCAGGCCGTGCTTGAGGCGCAGTCGCTGATGGCGCTGGACCCGGAGCTGATGGCGGACGTCGAGCGGCGGATCGCCGTGGGCAGCACCGCGGCCCGCGCCGTCTACGATGCCTTCGCCGCCTACCGGGCGCTGCTGGCGAACGCCGGGGAGTACCTGGCCGGACGGGTCGCCGACCTGGACGACGTCCGGAACCGGATCGTGGCACGGCTGATGGGTGTGCCCATGCCGGGGGTGCCGGACAGCGACGAGCCGTACGTCCTCTTCGCGCGGGACCTGGCGCCGGCCGACACGGCGCTGCTGGACCCGACCCTGGTGCTCGGCTTCGTCACCGAGGAGGGCGGTCCGACCAGCCACAGTGCCATCCTCGCCCGGGCGCTGGGCGTCCCCGCCGTGGTCGCCATGCCCGGTGCCACCGACATGGCCGAGGGCGTCGTGGTCGCCGTGGACGGAAGCACCGGGGAGGTGCTGGTCGAACCGACGGCGGAGCAGCAGGCGGAGCTGCGGCGGATCGCGGCCGAGCGAAAGGCGGCGCTGTCCGCGTCGACCGGTCCCGGGCAGACCTCGGACGGGCACAGGGTGCCGCTGCTCGCCAACATCGGCGGCCCGGCCGACGTCCCGGCGGCCGTCGAGGTGGGGGCGGAGGGCATCGGGCTGTTCCGCACCGAGTTTCTCTTCTTGGACGACTCAACGAAGGCTCCGACCGAGGACGCGCAGGTCGAGGCCTATCGCACGGTGCTGCAGGCGTTCCCCGAGGGGCGCGTCGTGGTTCGTGCGCTGGACGCCGGCGCGGACAAGCCGCTGGACTTCCTGACGCCGGCGGACGAGCCGAACCCCGCCCTGGGCGTCCGTGGCCTGCGCAGCCTGCTGGAGCACCCGGAGGTGCTGCAGTCCCAGTTGCGGGCGCTCGCCAGGGCCGCCGCGGGACTACCGGTGTACCTGGAGGTCATGGCGCCGATGGTGGCCGACCGCATCGACGCCAGGGCCTTCGCGGACGCCTGCCGGGAGGCGGGGCTGTCGGCCAAGTTCGGGGCGATGGTGGAGATCCCGTCGGCAGCGCTGCGGGCGCGGTCGATCCTGAAGGAGGTCGAGTTCCTCTCGCTGGGCACCAACGACCTGGCCCAGTACGCCTTCGCTGCCGACCGCCAGGTCGGCGCGGTGGCCCGGCTGCAGGATCCGTGGCAACCGGCACTGCTCGACCTGATCGCACTGTCCGCGGAGGCGGCCACGGCGGCCGGTAAGAGCTGCGGTGTCTGCGGGGAGGCCGCCGCCGATCCGGTGCTGGCCTGCGTGCTCACCGGGCTGGGGGTGACCAGCCTGTCGATGGGCGCAGCGTCGATCCCCTATGTGCGGGCCACTCTGGCCAAGTACACGCTGGCGCAGTGCCGCCGGGCCGCTGCCGCCGCGCGCGCCACCGACACGGCGGACGAGGCGCGGGCGGCCGCGAACCAGGTGCTGTCCGGCGAGTAG
- a CDS encoding PTS glucose transporter subunit IIA, producing MTEVTSPLAGRAIGLTAVPDPVFAGALVGPGTAVDPVREAGDAVAPVDGTIVSMHPHAFVVIDEDGHGVLTHLGIDTVQLNGEGFELLVGKGDTVKRGQPVIRWDPRAVEAAGKSPISPVVALEAAADQLSDVQEDNEVAAGDGLFTWT from the coding sequence ATGACCGAAGTGACGTCCCCTCTCGCCGGACGGGCCATCGGCCTGACCGCCGTGCCCGATCCCGTGTTCGCTGGAGCGTTGGTCGGGCCGGGAACAGCGGTCGATCCGGTTCGTGAGGCCGGGGATGCCGTCGCTCCCGTCGACGGGACGATCGTGTCCATGCATCCGCATGCCTTTGTCGTCATCGACGAGGACGGGCACGGAGTCCTCACCCACCTGGGGATCGACACCGTTCAGCTCAACGGCGAGGGCTTCGAGCTGCTGGTCGGCAAGGGCGACACGGTGAAGCGCGGGCAGCCGGTGATCCGCTGGGACCCGCGCGCGGTCGAGGCCGCCGGCAAGTCGCCGATCTCCCCGGTCGTGGCACTCGAAGCGGCCGCCGACCAGCTGAGTGATGTTCAGGAGGACAACGAGGTCGCGGCCGGGGACGGCCTCTTCACCTGGACCTAG